From a region of the Pukyongiella litopenaei genome:
- a CDS encoding alpha/beta hydrolase gives MTLDPDLHRMLERSRAAGGPPLQAMAVEEARAAMREMFLSNGYPIHHAAEVTSVPAQDCGGFALHLYRPKGVEGPLPALVYFHGGGFVLGDAAAYDTHSRALAHLLGVTVVFVEYRLAPEHRFPAALEDAQGAMDWLADKAPDLGIDTARMVLMGESAGGNLAVNAALHARAKGRISFRGLTLIYPVTDMRPFTGSDVPDGSLKDYASGVNLDMAEMQWFCETYLNTPAEGGLPENTLFGHPGLAGLPPTRIYTAECDPLRDMGMNFALRLTEQGVRAHAECLPGMLHSFMCHGSVSPRALRHFFRIVEDISAQFAYP, from the coding sequence ATGACACTTGACCCCGACCTGCACCGCATGTTGGAGCGTTCCCGCGCTGCCGGTGGCCCGCCGCTTCAGGCCATGGCCGTCGAGGAGGCCCGCGCCGCCATGCGAGAGATGTTCCTGAGCAATGGCTACCCAATCCACCACGCCGCCGAGGTGACCAGCGTCCCGGCACAGGATTGTGGCGGCTTCGCACTTCATCTCTATCGCCCCAAGGGCGTGGAAGGGCCCCTGCCTGCACTTGTCTACTTCCACGGCGGAGGTTTTGTCCTGGGCGATGCGGCAGCCTATGACACCCATTCGCGCGCTCTGGCGCATCTGTTGGGGGTCACGGTCGTTTTCGTTGAATACAGACTGGCGCCAGAGCATCGCTTTCCCGCCGCGCTTGAGGATGCACAGGGGGCAATGGACTGGCTGGCGGATAAGGCGCCGGATCTCGGCATCGACACCGCCCGCATGGTGCTGATGGGCGAGAGCGCCGGGGGCAACCTTGCGGTAAACGCGGCGCTGCATGCCCGCGCGAAGGGTCGGATCTCGTTTCGCGGCCTCACCTTGATCTACCCGGTGACCGACATGCGCCCCTTCACCGGCAGCGACGTGCCGGACGGGTCGCTAAAAGACTATGCCAGCGGCGTAAACCTCGACATGGCCGAGATGCAATGGTTCTGCGAAACATACCTGAACACCCCGGCCGAGGGCGGGCTGCCGGAAAACACCCTGTTCGGCCATCCCGGTCTGGCGGGGCTGCCACCCACCCGGATCTACACCGCGGAATGCGACCCGCTGCGGGACATGGGAATGAATTTCGCCCTGCGGCTCACCGAACAAGGCGTCCGCGCCCATGCTGAATGCCTGCCGGGCATGCTGCACAGTTTCATGTGTCACGGCAGCGTATCGCCCCGGGCCCTGCGACACTTCTTTCGAATCGTGGAGGATATCTCCGCCCAATTCGCGTATCCATAG
- a CDS encoding ABC transporter substrate-binding protein, whose product MMYRHRLLSTAVLSAGLALGNALPAMAESVVRMALNADIRGTNPGVTRDGNTDQVHGHIVEGLVTYASDFSIIPMLAESYEVSDGGRTHTFTLRQGVKFHNGAEMTAQDVEWSWNRLAGEASESHCKNFFNGQNNINVTSAKAVDDHTFVITLEEPYAVFLATMARFDCGSMAVLHPESVNADGSWNTPIGTGPYKMGDHAPGRYVELKRFADYASRDEAPNGYGGGKHASVDTLRWEIVGEGAVSKTALQAGDLDLVTIDAMTASELRDQPGFTVDATESAVWDTYLLNSDDPLLSDVRIRRAIAHAIDPQRIMAAITEGFGAASPSPVPPMSVNFTDVQAQYPEYDVERAKALLQEAGYDGEEIIILATRRNGAYYERALMAQAMMMEAGLNAKLEVVEWGTQLEAYRNGTGYHMQSFTFSPRLHAGLSFEMFTGDAQRKAWKNPEAVALVNESLRVGDPEALQAVIDKLHQGFIDEIPAIGLGHRTLFTGMSDKIGGFENWGAGLLRGWMLTVNG is encoded by the coding sequence ATGATGTATAGACACAGACTATTGAGCACCGCGGTTCTGTCGGCCGGGCTGGCATTGGGAAATGCTCTGCCAGCCATGGCCGAAAGCGTCGTTCGCATGGCGCTGAACGCAGACATTCGCGGCACCAATCCCGGTGTCACCCGCGACGGCAACACGGACCAGGTGCACGGTCATATCGTTGAGGGTCTGGTGACCTATGCCAGCGATTTCAGCATCATTCCGATGCTGGCCGAAAGCTACGAGGTCTCGGATGGTGGCCGCACCCATACCTTCACGCTGCGCCAGGGCGTGAAATTCCACAACGGCGCAGAGATGACGGCGCAGGACGTGGAATGGTCCTGGAACCGGCTGGCAGGAGAGGCTTCCGAATCCCATTGCAAGAACTTCTTCAATGGTCAGAACAATATCAATGTGACCTCGGCCAAGGCCGTGGATGACCACACCTTTGTCATAACGCTTGAAGAACCCTATGCGGTGTTCCTGGCCACCATGGCGCGGTTCGACTGCGGGTCGATGGCCGTGCTGCACCCGGAATCCGTCAATGCCGATGGCAGCTGGAACACACCGATCGGCACCGGCCCCTACAAGATGGGCGATCACGCGCCGGGCCGCTATGTGGAGCTGAAACGGTTCGCGGATTATGCAAGCCGCGATGAGGCCCCCAATGGCTATGGCGGTGGCAAACATGCCAGCGTCGACACCCTGCGCTGGGAAATCGTCGGTGAGGGCGCGGTATCGAAAACCGCGTTGCAGGCCGGCGATCTGGACCTGGTGACCATCGATGCGATGACCGCTTCGGAACTGCGGGACCAGCCCGGATTTACGGTGGATGCCACCGAATCCGCGGTTTGGGACACCTATCTGCTGAACTCGGACGATCCGCTGCTGTCGGACGTGCGTATCCGCCGCGCCATCGCCCATGCCATCGACCCGCAGCGCATCATGGCGGCGATCACCGAAGGGTTTGGCGCGGCGTCACCCTCTCCGGTGCCGCCGATGTCGGTCAATTTCACCGATGTGCAGGCGCAATACCCCGAATATGACGTGGAACGGGCCAAGGCCCTGCTGCAGGAGGCGGGGTATGATGGCGAGGAGATCATCATTCTCGCCACTCGCCGCAATGGCGCCTATTACGAGCGCGCGCTGATGGCGCAGGCGATGATGATGGAGGCGGGTCTGAACGCCAAGCTGGAGGTGGTCGAATGGGGCACCCAGCTGGAGGCCTACCGCAACGGCACCGGCTATCACATGCAGAGCTTCACCTTTTCGCCGCGCCTGCACGCGGGGCTCAGCTTCGAGATGTTCACCGGCGATGCGCAGCGCAAGGCATGGAAAAATCCAGAGGCGGTTGCGCTGGTCAATGAATCCCTGCGCGTGGGCGACCCCGAAGCGTTGCAGGCTGTGATCGACAAGCTGCATCAAGGCTTCATCGACGAGATCCCGGCCATCGGCCTTGGCCACCGGACCCTGTTCACCGGCATGTCCGACAAGATCGGCGGGTTCGAGAACTGGGGTGCGGGCCTGCTGCGCGGATGGATGCTGACAGTGAACGGCTGA
- a CDS encoding hydrolase, with protein sequence MLPRLQDSPQERARALYLTGETTIIACRHDPRFSFMLYIPESAWDEPERELDLLISVHGTMRLQSLYRDAFSGFGRFNNCVILAPLFPVGVRGDMEAGGYKYMVEHEIRYDEVLLAMVAQAGDLINRTFGKFMLFGFSGGGHFTHRFLYLHPDRLKAVSIGAPGSVTLLDDTMDWWPGIRNFRNIFGRDIDFEALKQVRVHMSVGALDTEEWEITFPEDSPKYIAGANSAGKNRNDRLHALRETLQARGVEVWHDTAPGVPHDMRGVFPYVERFFTDTLKNRLPAPGVR encoded by the coding sequence ATGCTGCCACGATTGCAGGACAGCCCGCAGGAGCGCGCGCGTGCGCTGTATCTGACCGGAGAGACGACGATCATTGCCTGTCGCCATGATCCGCGGTTTTCCTTCATGCTCTACATCCCCGAAAGTGCATGGGATGAGCCGGAGCGCGAGTTGGACCTGCTGATTTCGGTGCATGGAACCATGCGGTTGCAGTCGCTTTACCGCGATGCCTTTTCGGGTTTTGGCCGCTTCAACAACTGCGTCATCCTGGCGCCGCTTTTCCCGGTGGGGGTGCGCGGTGACATGGAGGCTGGCGGCTACAAGTACATGGTGGAGCACGAAATCCGCTATGACGAGGTTCTGTTGGCGATGGTCGCGCAGGCAGGGGACCTGATCAACCGCACATTCGGAAAGTTCATGCTGTTTGGATTCTCAGGCGGCGGCCATTTCACCCACCGTTTCCTCTATCTGCACCCGGACCGGCTAAAGGCGGTTTCGATCGGCGCGCCGGGTTCGGTCACGCTCTTGGACGATACCATGGACTGGTGGCCGGGGATCAGGAACTTCAGGAACATCTTCGGACGCGACATCGATTTCGAGGCGTTGAAACAGGTCAGGGTCCACATGTCCGTCGGCGCGCTCGACACCGAGGAATGGGAGATCACATTCCCCGAGGATTCGCCAAAATACATTGCCGGCGCCAATAGCGCAGGCAAGAACCGCAATGACCGGCTGCACGCCCTGCGCGAAACCCTTCAGGCGCGCGGCGTCGAGGTCTGGCACGACACGGCCCCCGGTGTGCCGCATGACATGCGCGGCGTGTTTCCTTATGTCGAACGCTTCTTCACCGATACGCTGAAAAACCGCCTGCCGGCACCGGGGGTGCGGTGA
- a CDS encoding ABC transporter permease, translating to MTFSKRLLGKVNGLTGALLLGLVFLVALVGSVYTPHDPLKSDLLNRFADASAAHPLGTDMFGRDILSRLMRGAWVSVSIGLGTLVAPVLLGTLLGAAAGYFRGWFDRLLIMVLDALMAFPGLLIALGLMAVIGANRYGVILALSVAYLPAVTRVVRGSVLSVSQSEFVEASATMGNSRLYTLIVHVLPNCLAPLIVLTTMMFGWVLLAESALSFLGLGVPPPEPSWGNILAEAKAHLMRYPMLGLLPGLCISVALLGVNLLGDALRDELDPKSTPSREVI from the coding sequence ATGACTTTTTCCAAACGCCTTCTGGGCAAGGTCAACGGGCTGACCGGAGCTCTGCTCCTGGGGCTTGTTTTCCTGGTCGCGCTGGTTGGCAGTGTCTACACGCCGCATGATCCGCTGAAATCCGATCTGCTGAACCGTTTTGCCGATGCCTCGGCGGCACATCCTCTGGGCACCGACATGTTCGGGCGGGACATCCTGTCCCGGCTGATGCGCGGTGCCTGGGTTTCCGTCTCGATCGGGCTGGGCACGCTGGTGGCCCCGGTGCTGCTGGGTACGCTCCTGGGGGCGGCGGCCGGCTATTTCCGGGGCTGGTTCGACCGGCTGCTGATCATGGTTCTGGACGCGCTGATGGCCTTTCCCGGCCTGTTGATCGCACTGGGCCTGATGGCGGTGATCGGGGCGAACCGGTATGGTGTGATCCTTGCGCTCTCGGTCGCCTATCTGCCTGCAGTCACCCGCGTGGTGCGCGGCTCGGTCCTGTCGGTCAGCCAGTCCGAATTCGTCGAGGCCTCGGCCACCATGGGCAATTCGCGCCTCTATACGCTGATCGTGCATGTCCTGCCCAACTGCCTGGCACCGCTGATCGTGCTGACCACGATGATGTTCGGCTGGGTGCTGCTGGCCGAAAGCGCGCTCAGCTTCCTGGGGCTGGGCGTGCCGCCGCCGGAACCCAGCTGGGGCAATATCCTGGCCGAGGCCAAGGCACATCTGATGCGCTACCCCATGCTGGGGCTGCTGCCCGGTCTTTGCATCTCTGTCGCGCTGTTGGGGGTGAACCTGCTTGGCGATGCGCTGCGCGACGAGCTTGACCCGAAATCCACACCCTCGCGGGAGGTGATCTGA
- a CDS encoding ABC transporter permease, with protein MLTFVLKRVLMSIPTFAIVAVIIFALVRALPGDPALMMLGGNIDDEATLEQMRAQLGLDQPVPVQFLAWLREVFSGNLGTSIMTGQEVSSLLVQRFSVTATVVLLAMTTALLVSVPLGLLAAHRHNSRTDYAIVLLTILKLSMPSFWVGLMLLVLFGAILGWLPTVGFVSVSDDLGRGMMYLILPVTSLALSEIAVLTRMMRAGSLEVMGKDYITHARAKGLPERKVLWRHVFPNAFAPTLTMVGIMLAGLLAGAAVTETVFTLPGLGKLLVDSIYARDYPVLQGALLFIAAIYVMTNLAIDLAYSVFDPKVRLT; from the coding sequence ATGCTGACTTTCGTGCTGAAACGAGTGCTGATGTCGATCCCCACCTTTGCCATCGTGGCGGTGATCATCTTTGCGCTGGTGCGGGCGCTGCCCGGTGACCCGGCGCTGATGATGCTTGGCGGCAATATCGATGACGAAGCGACGCTCGAACAGATGCGGGCGCAACTGGGGCTCGATCAGCCGGTGCCCGTGCAGTTCCTGGCATGGTTGCGCGAGGTGTTCTCGGGCAATCTTGGCACCTCGATCATGACCGGACAGGAGGTTTCGTCCCTGCTGGTGCAGCGCTTCAGCGTGACGGCAACCGTGGTTCTCCTCGCCATGACCACGGCGCTTCTGGTGTCGGTTCCCCTCGGCCTTCTGGCCGCGCACCGGCACAACAGCCGAACGGACTATGCAATCGTGCTGCTGACCATTCTGAAACTGTCGATGCCGAGTTTCTGGGTCGGGCTGATGCTTCTGGTGCTGTTCGGCGCCATCCTGGGCTGGCTGCCGACCGTGGGCTTCGTCTCGGTGAGCGACGATCTGGGGCGGGGTATGATGTATCTGATCCTGCCGGTGACGTCGCTGGCGCTTTCGGAAATCGCGGTCCTGACCCGGATGATGCGCGCGGGCAGTCTGGAAGTGATGGGCAAGGATTACATCACCCATGCCCGCGCCAAGGGGTTGCCCGAGCGCAAGGTCCTGTGGCGCCATGTCTTTCCAAATGCCTTTGCGCCTACGCTGACGATGGTCGGCATCATGCTGGCGGGGCTGCTGGCGGGGGCCGCGGTGACCGAAACGGTTTTTACCCTGCCGGGTCTGGGCAAGCTGCTGGTCGATTCCATCTATGCCCGCGACTACCCCGTGCTGCAGGGGGCGCTCCTGTTCATCGCCGCGATCTATGTGATGACAAATCTTGCCATCGACCTCGCCTATTCCGTCTTTGATCCCAAGGTGCGCCTGACATGA
- a CDS encoding GntR family transcriptional regulator → MADINAGILRRGEWLKQIDLERRYDCTRIKVRDALTYLHSKRLVEHIPNRGYRVPDPNPARERQIGEVRALLEAHAAADVLDQATDEDIARLRQLAETFREAAYNGTAFSQIEANYAFHAVLYGFCRNEVLRELMLDLRQQGPAAPVGQWQTVAQLQRATQDHFDIVEAIENRNLAQLRARITAHIAGERAQPETPDDT, encoded by the coding sequence ATGGCGGATATCAATGCCGGCATCCTGCGGCGCGGAGAATGGCTGAAACAGATCGATCTGGAACGGCGCTACGACTGCACGCGAATCAAGGTGCGTGATGCGCTGACCTATCTTCACTCCAAGCGACTGGTGGAACACATTCCCAACCGTGGCTACCGGGTGCCCGACCCCAATCCGGCACGCGAACGCCAGATCGGCGAGGTCCGCGCCCTGCTGGAGGCTCATGCCGCCGCGGATGTTCTGGACCAGGCCACCGATGAAGACATTGCCCGCCTGCGGCAGCTGGCCGAGACCTTTCGAGAGGCCGCCTACAACGGCACCGCGTTCTCGCAGATCGAGGCAAACTATGCCTTCCACGCGGTGCTCTACGGTTTCTGCCGCAACGAGGTGCTGCGCGAACTGATGCTGGACCTGCGCCAGCAGGGACCGGCCGCACCGGTGGGGCAATGGCAAACCGTGGCCCAGTTGCAGCGCGCCACGCAGGACCATTTCGATATCGTTGAGGCCATTGAGAATCGCAATCTGGCGCAGCTACGCGCGCGCATCACCGCCCATATCGCGGGCGAAAGGGCCCAACCGGAGACACCGGATGACACTTGA
- a CDS encoding C45 family autoproteolytic acyltransferase/hydolase encodes MVAAPRLVEIEGPAHERGLSYGRQADVQLRHGLGVYRDLFRQHGLSWDSVLTYAVRLREALEPQVPEAIEELRGIAEGAGVQLEEVLVINGRSEIINLHAQRPKDTGSLDDGCTAAVVLPGLSESGRLLHVQNWDWLPDCADSTVVLRIRSERHPDILTYVEAGGLARAGFNDQGVAITGNNLVSGQDGNRPFGVPLSVIRRRVLEAGGYSQALTELYRLPRTVSNNMTISCAQSGDCLNFETTPDEIYWQAPDGDCLTHSNHFVTAGARARERDMGIARGADTLFRDRRLRRLIESAGHKHGLSSLADALDDRFGSPRGIIRTPQDNEDETNAYLSATVAMVLMDAGAGEMRVRQLPYANSKTQNYRLH; translated from the coding sequence ATGGTTGCGGCTCCCAGGCTGGTCGAGATCGAGGGCCCGGCCCATGAACGCGGGCTGTCCTACGGTCGCCAGGCGGATGTGCAGTTGCGCCATGGGCTTGGCGTCTACCGCGACCTGTTCCGCCAGCACGGGTTGAGCTGGGACAGCGTACTGACCTATGCGGTGCGGCTGCGTGAAGCCCTGGAACCGCAGGTGCCCGAGGCGATAGAGGAGCTGCGCGGGATTGCCGAGGGCGCTGGTGTGCAGCTTGAAGAAGTGCTTGTGATCAACGGGCGCAGCGAGATCATCAACCTGCATGCCCAGCGGCCAAAGGATACCGGTTCGCTGGATGATGGCTGCACGGCGGCGGTGGTCCTGCCTGGGCTGAGCGAGAGTGGCCGCCTGCTGCATGTGCAGAACTGGGACTGGCTACCCGATTGTGCCGACAGCACCGTGGTTCTGCGGATCCGATCGGAGCGCCATCCCGATATTCTGACCTATGTGGAGGCCGGCGGGCTGGCGCGGGCGGGTTTCAACGATCAGGGCGTTGCCATCACCGGCAACAATCTGGTCAGCGGACAGGATGGCAACCGGCCCTTTGGGGTGCCGCTTTCGGTGATCCGGCGCCGGGTGCTCGAGGCTGGTGGCTATTCGCAGGCCCTGACCGAACTTTACCGCCTGCCACGGACGGTTTCGAACAACATGACGATCAGCTGTGCGCAAAGCGGCGACTGCCTGAATTTCGAAACCACGCCGGACGAGATCTACTGGCAGGCACCCGATGGTGACTGCCTGACCCATTCCAACCATTTTGTCACCGCCGGTGCCCGTGCCCGTGAGCGGGACATGGGCATAGCGCGGGGCGCCGATACCCTGTTCCGGGATCGTCGTCTGCGCCGCCTGATCGAAAGCGCAGGACACAAGCACGGGCTGTCGAGCCTGGCGGATGCGCTGGATGACCGGTTCGGCTCGCCCCGCGGCATCATCCGGACGCCGCAGGACAATGAAGACGAAACCAATGCCTATCTCTCGGCCACCGTGGCAATGGTCCTGATGGATGCTGGCGCGGGCGAGATGCGGGTGCGCCAGCTGCCCTATGCCAACAGCAAGACCCAGAACTACCGCCTGCACTGA
- a CDS encoding TonB-dependent hemoglobin/transferrin/lactoferrin family receptor has protein sequence MSTSSNVRRLLLCASTALVHVPYSASAQDDENETFTLDPIIVRTNREESTVLDVPANISIIDGEEIKDRNITDFGDLTRTIPGVTAGRQTTATDPFSTFGGINIRGVGGNRVQLQVDGSRIPERIIDGTRDYVDFSFIKQVEIFRGPSSVLWGSDALGGVVAFETIDPEDILDGRDRGLNARLAYSSFDKGTTASLSYAQRLSPTLEVLLGLSHYAGSEPELSNARADGGIYGCPRNLNWGATPCNAFDPTDSSSDKLLAKMVWTPDSRHRFEFTADILSRETNVQQNYLLGPQYSSFTGLPTGEIVHNKNRSLDLKRERYAIEHIWTPDNGFVENVRTVLSYTPNGYERTGTELSQSVVGDSMSTRDYLSYSEDFLELDVQAYSVFIAGQTEHNLIYGFDGDLTKSDYSRLDVETNLTTGAVTSKPAGGFNFANSDTRRADIFIQDRIVFGNGRFELTPGLRYATYKITPRTNADYRPVIGLEPRVREDKKLLKSLGALYRFNDTYSVWAKYGEGFKMPTAQQLFTSVPGSFFDLIPAPNLEPEEVESYEIGLRGEYGNGFFAINGFNAKYDNFIQSFYNIPGTAQYTYRNLSSVDVWGVEASAAWAFSDLLSGSISASWQKGTQMVSADADETPHTLPPLTAVISLRQDLPQYDLSLEAVGTFASAVSETENPDDFKPAGYGLLDLYASWQIIPNGALNFGVQNVFDKRYFTANAATYSQSATAAVARSNPIELQTGLGRTFTVSFDMAF, from the coding sequence ATGTCGACATCGTCAAATGTGCGTCGCCTGCTATTGTGCGCGTCCACGGCCCTGGTTCATGTCCCCTATTCCGCATCTGCGCAGGATGACGAGAACGAAACCTTCACACTCGATCCGATCATCGTCAGGACCAACCGTGAAGAAAGCACCGTTCTCGATGTTCCGGCGAACATCTCCATCATCGACGGCGAAGAGATCAAGGATCGCAACATCACGGATTTTGGCGATCTGACCCGCACGATACCCGGTGTCACGGCCGGACGGCAGACAACGGCGACCGATCCCTTCAGCACCTTCGGCGGCATCAACATCCGCGGTGTCGGCGGAAACCGGGTGCAATTGCAGGTGGATGGCTCGCGCATCCCCGAACGGATCATTGACGGCACCCGCGACTATGTTGATTTCAGTTTCATCAAGCAGGTCGAGATTTTTCGTGGGCCGTCCTCCGTCCTGTGGGGATCGGATGCGCTTGGCGGTGTCGTCGCTTTCGAGACGATCGACCCCGAAGATATCCTCGACGGCCGGGACCGGGGGCTGAACGCCCGGCTTGCATATAGCTCGTTCGACAAGGGAACCACGGCGTCGCTCAGCTACGCACAAAGGCTGTCGCCAACTCTCGAAGTGCTACTCGGGCTTTCACATTACGCTGGAAGCGAGCCTGAACTGTCCAATGCCAGGGCAGATGGCGGGATCTATGGATGCCCGCGCAACCTGAATTGGGGTGCGACCCCCTGCAACGCGTTCGATCCGACAGACAGCAGCTCTGACAAGCTGCTGGCCAAGATGGTCTGGACCCCGGACAGCCGGCATCGTTTCGAGTTTACCGCGGACATTCTGAGTCGGGAAACAAACGTTCAGCAGAACTATCTCCTGGGGCCGCAATACTCGTCCTTTACCGGACTGCCGACCGGCGAAATCGTCCACAACAAGAACCGAAGCCTGGACCTGAAACGCGAACGCTATGCGATCGAGCACATCTGGACACCCGACAACGGGTTCGTGGAAAACGTCAGGACGGTGCTGTCGTATACACCCAACGGCTATGAACGGACCGGAACGGAGCTGTCCCAATCAGTTGTTGGTGACAGCATGAGCACACGGGACTATCTGAGCTACAGCGAAGACTTCCTCGAACTCGATGTCCAGGCCTATTCGGTTTTCATCGCCGGGCAGACCGAACACAACCTGATCTACGGGTTTGACGGTGATCTCACCAAGTCCGACTACTCACGGCTTGATGTCGAAACAAACCTGACGACCGGTGCAGTAACATCGAAACCGGCCGGCGGTTTCAACTTCGCCAATTCCGACACCCGCCGTGCGGATATCTTCATTCAGGATCGAATAGTCTTTGGCAACGGCCGGTTCGAGCTGACGCCGGGGCTTCGCTATGCGACCTACAAGATCACACCTCGGACCAATGCAGATTATCGGCCTGTCATCGGCCTCGAGCCCCGCGTGCGTGAGGACAAGAAGCTGCTCAAGAGCCTGGGCGCGCTCTATCGGTTCAATGACACCTATTCGGTTTGGGCCAAGTATGGCGAAGGTTTCAAGATGCCGACTGCCCAGCAGCTCTTTACCTCGGTTCCCGGCTCGTTCTTTGACCTGATTCCCGCGCCGAACCTGGAACCGGAAGAAGTGGAAAGCTATGAAATCGGCCTGCGCGGAGAATATGGCAACGGCTTTTTCGCGATCAACGGCTTCAACGCGAAATACGACAATTTCATTCAGAGCTTCTACAACATCCCCGGCACGGCGCAGTATACCTACAGGAACCTGTCGAGCGTCGATGTCTGGGGTGTCGAGGCATCTGCGGCATGGGCATTCTCGGATTTGCTGAGCGGTTCGATCTCGGCGTCATGGCAGAAGGGAACGCAAATGGTTTCCGCGGATGCCGATGAAACGCCGCACACGTTGCCGCCCCTCACGGCAGTGATCAGCCTCCGCCAGGACCTGCCGCAATATGATCTTTCGCTCGAAGCCGTCGGCACGTTCGCATCCGCGGTCAGCGAGACCGAAAACCCGGATGATTTCAAGCCCGCCGGATACGGATTGCTCGACCTCTATGCAAGCTGGCAGATCATTCCGAACGGGGCGCTCAACTTTGGCGTTCAGAACGTGTTCGACAAACGCTACTTCACCGCGAATGCGGCGACCTATTCGCAAAGCGCAACCGCAGCCGTCGCGCGTTCGAATCCGATTGAACTTCAGACCGGACTGGGACGCACCTTTACCGTTTCATTCGACATGGCGTTCTGA